A section of the Chryseobacterium scophthalmum genome encodes:
- the nrfD gene encoding NrfD/PsrC family molybdoenzyme membrane anchor subunit, whose product MSGHYEAPIREPLIIGHKTYHDITEDIARPIEERAGKLWWISLYAALVLFIYGFGCIAYTIGTGIGAWGLNRTINWGWDITNFVWWVGIGHAGTLISAVLLLFRQRWRMSVNRSAEAMTIFAVVQAAIFPLIHMGRVWVGYWVFPLPNQFGSLWTNFNSPLLWDVFAICTYFSVSTVFWFIGLIPDFAMIRDRAKTPWTKKIYTLLSFGWGGKAKHWQRFEEVSLVLAGLATPLVFSVHTTVSFDFATSVIKGWHSTIYPPYFVAGAIFSGFAMVQTLLLIARKVCHLEDYITMYHIEIMNIVIVLTGGMVTVAYATEYFIGWYSGSRYEDFTYLSPGAAVGPYWWAFWALIICNLVIPALFWFKRIRTNIIATFIIALIINIGMWFERFDIIVINLSRDYLPGSWTMFKPTIIDVGVYLGTIGFFSVLFLLYARTFPVIAQAELKSILKISGETYKVKEGDEHH is encoded by the coding sequence ATGTCAGGACATTACGAAGCTCCGATAAGGGAACCTCTGATTATTGGTCACAAAACTTATCACGATATCACAGAAGATATTGCACGACCTATCGAAGAAAGAGCAGGTAAATTATGGTGGATCTCACTATATGCAGCCTTAGTTCTTTTCATCTACGGATTCGGCTGTATCGCTTATACTATCGGAACAGGTATTGGAGCATGGGGGCTTAACAGAACTATTAACTGGGGTTGGGATATTACCAACTTCGTATGGTGGGTAGGTATCGGTCACGCCGGAACCCTAATCTCAGCAGTATTATTATTATTTAGACAACGATGGAGAATGTCTGTAAACCGTTCTGCGGAAGCAATGACAATCTTCGCAGTTGTACAGGCGGCAATCTTCCCGCTTATTCACATGGGTAGAGTTTGGGTAGGATATTGGGTATTCCCTCTTCCTAACCAGTTTGGTTCTCTTTGGACTAACTTCAACTCTCCTCTACTTTGGGACGTATTTGCAATCTGTACGTATTTCTCTGTATCAACAGTATTCTGGTTTATCGGATTGATTCCTGACTTTGCTATGATCAGAGACAGAGCTAAAACTCCTTGGACTAAGAAAATTTACACCCTACTATCTTTCGGATGGGGTGGAAAAGCAAAACACTGGCAGAGATTTGAAGAAGTATCTTTGGTATTGGCAGGTTTGGCAACTCCACTTGTATTCTCAGTACACACTACGGTATCTTTTGACTTCGCAACTTCAGTTATTAAAGGATGGCACTCTACGATCTATCCTCCTTACTTCGTTGCTGGAGCGATCTTCTCAGGATTTGCAATGGTACAAACACTATTGTTAATTGCTAGAAAAGTTTGTCACCTTGAAGATTACATCACTATGTATCATATCGAAATTATGAACATCGTAATCGTTCTTACTGGTGGTATGGTAACGGTAGCTTATGCAACTGAATATTTTATCGGATGGTATTCTGGTTCAAGATATGAAGACTTTACTTACCTTTCACCAGGTGCTGCAGTAGGACCATATTGGTGGGCGTTCTGGGCGTTGATTATCTGTAACCTTGTTATTCCGGCGTTGTTCTGGTTTAAGAGAATCAGAACGAATATTATTGCAACATTTATCATTGCATTAATTATCAACATCGGTATGTGGTTTGAGCGTTTCGACATCATCGTAATTAACCTTTCAAGAGATTACTTGCCTGGTTCTTGGACGATGTTTAAACCAACCATTATTGACGTAGGTGTATATTTAGGTACAATCGGATTTTTCTCTGTATTATTCTTATTATACGCAAGAACATTCCCTGTAATTGCACAGGCAGAATTAAAATCGATCTTGAAAATCTCAGGTGAAACTTATAAAGTAAAAGAAGGAGATGAGCACCACTAA
- a CDS encoding DUF3341 domain-containing protein: MSTTKIVYGLYADDDDLMNGVKAFNDKGIAINEVYTPFPVHGLDKALGLKKTRISDAAFIYALYGVSIGLTVTWYIMNHDWAQNIGGKPSFSWVNNFPAFIDPMFELMVFCAAHMMSLTFFVRNKMYPGAPAQNPDPRTTDDKFLMEFVTEDVESVKQLLIETGVEEITVKDA; this comes from the coding sequence ATGAGCACCACTAAAATTGTATACGGACTTTATGCTGACGACGACGATTTAATGAACGGCGTTAAAGCATTCAACGATAAAGGAATTGCAATAAACGAAGTTTATACCCCATTTCCTGTTCACGGCCTAGACAAAGCTTTAGGTTTAAAGAAAACCAGAATTTCTGATGCTGCTTTCATTTATGCGCTTTATGGAGTTTCTATAGGTTTGACGGTTACTTGGTACATTATGAACCATGACTGGGCACAAAACATTGGTGGTAAACCATCTTTTAGCTGGGTAAACAACTTCCCTGCTTTTATTGACCCGATGTTTGAATTGATGGTATTCTGTGCTGCACACATGATGTCTCTTACTTTCTTTGTAAGAAATAAAATGTATCCTGGAGCTCCTGCACAAAACCCAGATCCAAGAACTACAGATGATAAATTCCTTATGGAGTTTGTAACTGAAGATGTAGAATCTGTAAAGCAGTTGCTTATTGAAACGGGAGTAGAAGAAATAACTGTTAAAGATGCTTAA
- a CDS encoding c-type cytochrome: MLKMKKNVLKITAILGLATVLLNSCGPNENAPLVYFPDMYFPVAYDPLMKAQDAYSDHENEIPAFVRNNGATGLAPVEGSVAQNKDGVFEEGKLPKTPDEYNAGYDASKAISASPLNPANAAKDIERGKMLFDRTCSACHGTGGDGQGPIVQSGAYSGVPNYADREITVGSVHYVLTNGRNAMGSYAGQLNPGDRWRVAMYVMSAFKKSAAPAPAAATATTETTETKK, from the coding sequence ATGCTTAAAATGAAAAAGAATGTATTAAAAATTACAGCAATTTTAGGTTTAGCTACAGTTTTACTTAATTCTTGCGGACCAAATGAAAATGCACCTCTAGTATATTTCCCGGATATGTATTTCCCCGTGGCATACGATCCGTTGATGAAAGCTCAAGATGCTTATTCAGATCATGAAAATGAAATTCCTGCATTTGTAAGAAACAACGGTGCAACTGGTCTTGCTCCTGTAGAAGGCTCAGTAGCTCAAAATAAAGATGGAGTATTTGAAGAAGGTAAACTTCCTAAAACTCCGGACGAATATAACGCAGGTTATGATGCTTCAAAAGCAATAAGCGCTTCTCCTCTTAATCCGGCTAATGCAGCTAAAGATATAGAAAGAGGTAAAATGCTTTTTGATCGTACTTGTTCAGCTTGTCACGGAACTGGTGGTGACGGACAAGGGCCAATCGTACAAAGCGGAGCTTATTCTGGTGTACCAAATTATGCAGATAGAGAAATCACTGTAGGATCTGTACATTATGTATTAACAAACGGTAGAAATGCTATGGGATCTTATGCAGGACAATTAAATCCTGGAGACAGATGGAGAGTGGCAATGTATGTAATGAGTGCTTTCAAAAAAAGCGCAGCTCCGGCTCCCGCAGCAGCGACAGCAACAACTGAGACTACCGAAACTAAAAAATAA
- a CDS encoding quinol:cytochrome C oxidoreductase: MYSFSPKLKSTSIILLVVGLVLFAAGFFLNKGITTEKIEHMMEAVHSAGHDSPTHSSEMVGPQDHAAHLEHAEMQVHNQPLASIHFVAVFFFGVSCCVLFFYCIQHAAHAGWPIIITRVMEAIASYIPWGGAILVILMILNITHNGHLFHWMDPELTKEGSPHFDVILFEKKIFLNIPFYAVRTLIYVIGASFFAWKLKAQSKKVDDTKSLVEYQFLYRWAVGYIAFFGFASAAWAWDWLMSIDPHWYSTMYIWYSMVSCLSSGIAVIILLSVYLKKNGFLPQFNDNHLHDLGVFLFATSMLWTYTWFAQFMLYWYANIPEEVNYFFGRFEHYSPTFLPMLVVNFLLPLLVLVSSSIKRNYKVVTTMAIIVILGHLLDYFNMVMPGTVGPYWNTPEVLLLVLGSILFIAGLFMFTVLSALAKLKLIPTGNPYLHESEIYEYPF, from the coding sequence ATGTATAGTTTTTCACCAAAATTAAAATCAACTTCTATTATCCTTCTTGTTGTAGGTTTAGTTTTATTTGCTGCAGGTTTCTTTTTAAATAAAGGAATTACTACAGAAAAAATAGAACACATGATGGAAGCAGTGCATTCTGCTGGTCATGATTCTCCTACACATTCAAGCGAAATGGTAGGACCTCAAGATCATGCTGCTCACTTAGAGCACGCAGAAATGCAGGTTCACAATCAGCCATTAGCTTCAATTCATTTTGTAGCAGTATTTTTCTTCGGAGTAAGCTGTTGTGTATTGTTCTTTTACTGTATTCAGCATGCCGCTCACGCAGGTTGGCCAATTATTATCACGAGAGTGATGGAAGCTATTGCTTCTTACATTCCTTGGGGTGGTGCTATTTTAGTAATCTTGATGATTCTTAATATCACACACAACGGTCACCTTTTCCACTGGATGGATCCTGAATTAACCAAAGAAGGATCTCCACACTTTGATGTCATCTTATTTGAAAAGAAAATATTCTTAAATATTCCTTTCTACGCAGTAAGAACTTTAATTTATGTAATTGGAGCTTCATTCTTCGCTTGGAAATTAAAAGCTCAGTCTAAAAAAGTAGACGATACAAAATCTTTGGTTGAGTATCAGTTCCTTTACAGATGGGCAGTAGGATATATCGCATTCTTCGGGTTTGCTTCTGCAGCTTGGGCTTGGGATTGGTTGATGTCTATTGACCCTCACTGGTATTCTACAATGTATATTTGGTATTCAATGGTTAGCTGCCTTTCAAGTGGTATTGCGGTAATCATTCTATTAAGTGTTTATCTTAAGAAAAATGGTTTCTTACCACAGTTTAACGACAATCACTTGCACGATTTAGGAGTTTTCCTTTTCGCTACAAGTATGCTTTGGACGTACACTTGGTTTGCACAGTTCATGTTGTATTGGTATGCAAACATCCCGGAAGAAGTAAATTATTTCTTCGGAAGATTTGAGCACTACTCTCCTACTTTCTTACCAATGCTTGTTGTAAACTTCTTATTACCTTTATTGGTATTAGTAAGTAGCAGCATCAAGAGAAACTACAAAGTAGTAACTACAATGGCAATCATTGTAATCTTAGGTCACCTTTTAGATTACTTCAACATGGTAATGCCAGGAACAGTAGGACCTTACTGGAATACTCCGGAAGTTCTGTTATTAGTATTGGGTTCTATTTTATTTATCGCAGGATTGTTTATGTTTACAGTGCTTTCAGCATTAGCTAAATTGAAACTGATTCCTACAGGTAACCCTTACTTACACGAATCTGAAATTTATGAGTATCCTTTCTAA
- a CDS encoding adenine phosphoribosyltransferase produces the protein MASQELIKKLEETIENIPDFPIPGIQFKDITPIFLNPKLYEEVIEDLVKFSKGKVDAVCGIESRGYLFGIAIAVALEVPFILIRKKGKLPPPIISEKYDLEYGSAEIETREGQIKKGQRILIHDDLLATGGTTDAAAKLVEKQGAEVVQFSFLIGLKDLNGDEKLKKFNAEIYHTLEY, from the coding sequence ATGGCATCTCAGGAACTCATTAAAAAACTGGAAGAAACCATAGAAAACATTCCTGATTTTCCGATACCGGGAATTCAGTTTAAAGATATTACACCGATTTTTCTTAATCCTAAACTGTATGAAGAAGTAATCGAAGATTTGGTAAAATTCAGTAAAGGAAAAGTAGATGCAGTCTGTGGAATTGAAAGCCGCGGTTATCTTTTCGGAATTGCAATTGCCGTAGCTTTGGAAGTTCCATTTATTTTGATCAGAAAAAAAGGAAAACTTCCTCCGCCAATTATTTCAGAAAAATATGATCTGGAATATGGCAGCGCAGAAATAGAAACCAGAGAAGGACAAATAAAAAAAGGACAACGAATTTTAATTCATGATGATCTTTTAGCAACGGGAGGAACAACCGACGCAGCAGCAAAATTGGTAGAAAAGCAAGGTGCAGAAGTCGTTCAGTTTAGTTTTTTAATCGGTTTAAAAGATTTAAATGGCGACGAAAAACTTAAAAAGTTTAATGCTGAAATCTATCACACGTTAGAATATTAA
- a CDS encoding tetratricopeptide repeat protein has protein sequence MAKLGKNAPNEQEGKETVEFFKDLDREALNTERFLEKYQKPLSIAFGVVVLGVLGFFGYQQFVVAPKNAEAVKTYLAAQKNLTEGKDKEALGGKSAANPGFLGTYNEYSSTKVGKLSAYNAGLLKLKEGKFQEAHDLLDKFSSDNKTLMAMKFGAMADAKSGLNKNDEALALLDKAASASDDPYTSYYFTRKAGIVALGMKKNAEAKKYFATIDEKYQDYDNGMSDSYIEMTKYLN, from the coding sequence ATGGCAAAATTGGGAAAAAATGCTCCAAATGAGCAAGAAGGTAAAGAAACAGTGGAATTCTTTAAAGACCTTGACAGAGAGGCTTTAAACACAGAAAGATTCCTAGAAAAATATCAGAAACCATTAAGCATTGCTTTTGGGGTTGTTGTTTTAGGAGTTTTAGGCTTTTTCGGATACCAGCAATTTGTGGTAGCTCCAAAGAATGCTGAAGCTGTAAAAACTTATTTAGCAGCACAAAAAAACCTAACAGAAGGTAAAGATAAAGAGGCTTTAGGTGGAAAATCTGCAGCTAATCCTGGATTTTTAGGAACTTATAACGAATATTCTTCTACGAAAGTAGGTAAACTTTCTGCTTACAACGCAGGTTTATTAAAATTAAAAGAAGGAAAATTTCAGGAAGCTCACGATCTTTTAGACAAATTTTCTTCTGATAACAAAACATTGATGGCAATGAAGTTTGGCGCAATGGCAGATGCAAAATCTGGTCTTAATAAAAATGACGAAGCTTTAGCATTATTAGATAAAGCTGCTTCAGCATCTGATGATCCTTATACTTCTTATTATTTTACAAGAAAAGCAGGGATTGTAGCTTTAGGAATGAAGAAAAATGCAGAAGCTAAAAAATACTTTGCAACAATCGACGAAAAATATCAGGACTACGACAACGGAATGTCTGATTCTTATATCGAAATGACTAAATATTTAAATTAA
- the ribH gene encoding 6,7-dimethyl-8-ribityllumazine synthase, which produces MATVNLSDYKPLNITNAEDFSIGIVFSEWNNFVTYNLRDAALEILEKEGVKAENIKQFSVPGAFELNYASMQLCKERKFDAVIAIGCVIRGETPHFDFVCDAVAQGIKDCNILTDTPTIFCVLTDDTKEQSIARSGGDLGNKGVEAAVTALSMINFKRNLSDKKGNIGFGN; this is translated from the coding sequence ATGGCAACAGTTAATCTTTCAGATTACAAGCCACTTAATATAACTAATGCCGAAGATTTTTCTATCGGCATTGTTTTTTCTGAGTGGAATAACTTTGTAACTTACAATCTACGCGATGCAGCTTTAGAAATCCTTGAAAAAGAAGGCGTAAAAGCTGAAAATATAAAACAGTTTTCCGTTCCGGGAGCTTTTGAATTAAATTACGCAAGTATGCAGCTTTGCAAAGAACGAAAGTTTGATGCAGTAATTGCCATCGGCTGCGTTATCAGAGGAGAAACTCCTCATTTTGATTTCGTTTGCGATGCCGTTGCACAGGGAATTAAAGACTGTAATATTTTAACCGACACTCCAACTATTTTCTGTGTTTTGACAGATGATACAAAAGAGCAATCAATTGCAAGAAGCGGTGGTGATTTAGGAAATAAAGGTGTTGAAGCAGCAGTAACAGCTTTAAGCATGATCAATTTTAAAAGAAATCTTTCTGATAAAAAAGGAAACATTGGTTTCGGAAATTAA
- a CDS encoding glutathionylspermidine synthase family protein, with amino-acid sequence MKRIQSQFRKNWEHKLENLGFGYHSLEGLYWDESHYYEFSSDEINKIENATTELWQMCLQAVDYIIEKNLWDKFNIPESFRNYIITSWEEDHLSIYGRFDFGFDGENLKLLEFNADTPTSLYEASVIQWYWLQEMFPYKDQFNSIHEKLVDYWKYLKKYMNPHYIYFASLTNIEDVTNVEYLRDCATQAGFETEFIPIQDIGWAEDIEEFIAGDKTIMEYIFKLYPYEWILEDGFGEKLIRNNFRSQWMEPAWKVLLSSKAILPILWELFPDHPYLLECYFEPKHLTDFVKKPIYSREGANVSLFKNNVAVEENSGDYGKEGFIYQQLFELPNFDGNYPVIGSWVIGQESAGIGIRESVHLITNNQSRFIPHLIDSNKIYIQEKEL; translated from the coding sequence ATGAAAAGGATACAATCGCAATTCCGAAAAAATTGGGAACATAAACTTGAAAACCTTGGTTTTGGCTATCATTCTTTGGAAGGGCTTTACTGGGATGAAAGTCATTATTACGAATTTTCATCAGATGAAATCAACAAAATAGAAAACGCAACGACCGAACTGTGGCAGATGTGTCTTCAGGCTGTAGATTATATTATTGAAAAAAATCTTTGGGACAAATTTAATATCCCCGAATCTTTTAGAAATTATATTATTACAAGTTGGGAAGAAGATCATCTTTCGATTTACGGAAGATTTGATTTTGGTTTTGATGGTGAAAACCTGAAGCTTCTCGAGTTCAATGCAGACACGCCGACTTCTTTATACGAAGCTTCGGTCATTCAATGGTATTGGCTGCAGGAAATGTTTCCCTACAAAGATCAATTCAATTCTATTCATGAAAAGCTGGTTGATTATTGGAAGTATCTTAAAAAATACATGAATCCACATTATATTTATTTTGCTTCATTAACGAATATTGAAGACGTAACCAATGTGGAATATTTAAGGGATTGTGCTACACAAGCAGGTTTCGAAACAGAATTTATTCCTATCCAAGATATTGGTTGGGCAGAAGATATTGAAGAATTCATTGCCGGAGACAAAACCATTATGGAATATATTTTTAAACTATATCCTTACGAATGGATCCTGGAAGACGGGTTTGGTGAGAAATTAATCCGCAATAATTTCAGATCTCAGTGGATGGAACCTGCCTGGAAAGTTCTTCTTTCCTCCAAAGCTATTTTGCCGATTCTTTGGGAACTATTTCCTGATCATCCGTATTTGCTGGAGTGTTATTTTGAACCAAAACATTTGACAGACTTCGTTAAAAAACCCATCTATTCCAGAGAAGGAGCCAACGTGAGTTTATTTAAAAATAATGTTGCGGTAGAAGAAAATAGCGGAGATTATGGTAAAGAAGGTTTTATTTACCAGCAATTATTTGAGCTTCCCAATTTCGACGGAAATTATCCTGTCATCGGAAGTTGGGTGATCGGGCAAGAATCTGCCGGAATTGGGATCAGAGAAAGCGTACATTTGATTACCAATAACCAGAGTAGGTTTATCCCTCATTTGATAGATTCAAACAAAATTTATATACAAGAAAAGGAGCTGTAA
- a CDS encoding neutral zinc metallopeptidase, with protein sequence MKWTEDRSTNVDDRRASGGSGGAIVGGGLGTIIIAAIVFFLGGDPSAILSSGVSNNGAQTEQRELTEADKKIGEMIEMITAENEETWTKVFAENGLQYRPARVVLFRSNTDSGCGLAQSAMGPFYCPTDQSVYMDMSFFNELQEKFGAKVTEFTVAYVMAHEMGHHVQNLLGTLNETDKARRSGKYSEAQLNQISVATELQADFYAGLWSRITGDREKSFIEPGDLESALNAAEAVGDDNIQKRSQGYVNQESFTHGSSAQRKEWFMKGYNSGDIKQGDTFSQLLR encoded by the coding sequence ATGAAATGGACTGAAGACCGAAGTACAAATGTAGACGACAGACGTGCTTCAGGCGGTAGCGGAGGTGCAATTGTTGGCGGCGGATTAGGCACAATAATTATTGCTGCTATTGTATTTTTCTTAGGTGGTGATCCTTCTGCAATTCTTTCTTCAGGAGTTTCAAATAACGGAGCGCAGACTGAGCAAAGAGAGCTTACAGAAGCTGACAAAAAAATTGGTGAGATGATCGAAATGATTACCGCCGAAAACGAAGAAACCTGGACTAAAGTTTTCGCAGAAAATGGTCTTCAATATCGACCGGCAAGAGTCGTTTTATTTAGAAGCAACACAGATTCCGGGTGTGGATTAGCACAATCTGCAATGGGTCCGTTTTATTGTCCGACAGATCAGTCAGTTTATATGGATATGAGTTTCTTTAATGAGCTACAAGAGAAATTTGGCGCAAAAGTAACCGAATTTACCGTTGCTTATGTAATGGCCCACGAAATGGGACATCACGTACAAAATCTTTTAGGAACTTTAAATGAAACCGATAAAGCAAGACGTAGCGGAAAATATTCTGAAGCACAGCTTAATCAGATTTCTGTAGCAACAGAACTTCAGGCAGATTTTTATGCAGGACTTTGGTCTAGAATTACGGGCGACAGAGAAAAATCATTTATAGAGCCTGGAGATTTAGAATCAGCACTCAATGCTGCAGAAGCAGTTGGTGATGATAATATCCAAAAAAGATCACAAGGCTATGTAAATCAGGAAAGCTTTACCCACGGCTCATCGGCACAGCGTAAAGAGTGGTTTATGAAAGGTTATAATTCCGGAGACATCAAACAGGGAGACACTTTTAGTCAACTTTTAAGATAA
- a CDS encoding GLPGLI family protein has product MKKLGILAVALLAQVTFAQTNRFVYQVTSKPDINNKSDIKTENAYLDISAEKSMFYSENRIKRDSVMKANFQSGGARGFNREQMDGLRTNINYSIEKNKKDQKIIYKDRLGRDQYSYEEDRPLNWKILSETTKIGDYKVQKAETDFGGRKWTAWFTTDLPYQDGPYKFSGLPGLVVKAEDSTGDYSFDLMKNYKISDFPEMVTFGNVMKVKRTDYVKQQEKYKTDPASFMSSQRGGGGISAPMRIGGGGNQNPADMRKRMEERAKEEAKRNSNPIELK; this is encoded by the coding sequence ATGAAAAAATTGGGCATCCTTGCTGTAGCCTTACTTGCGCAGGTTACTTTCGCACAAACTAACAGATTTGTTTATCAGGTAACCTCAAAACCAGATATCAATAATAAAAGTGATATTAAAACTGAAAATGCTTATTTAGACATTTCAGCAGAAAAATCAATGTTTTATTCTGAGAATAGAATTAAAAGAGATTCTGTAATGAAAGCCAACTTTCAAAGTGGGGGAGCGAGAGGTTTTAACAGAGAACAAATGGATGGTTTGAGAACGAATATTAATTATTCAATCGAAAAAAATAAAAAAGATCAGAAAATTATTTACAAAGATCGTTTGGGAAGAGATCAATATTCTTACGAAGAAGATAGACCTCTGAACTGGAAAATTTTATCTGAAACCACAAAAATTGGTGATTATAAAGTACAAAAAGCAGAAACGGATTTTGGTGGAAGAAAATGGACGGCATGGTTTACCACAGATCTTCCTTATCAGGACGGACCTTATAAATTCAGCGGGCTTCCCGGTTTGGTTGTAAAAGCGGAAGATTCTACAGGAGATTATTCTTTCGATTTAATGAAAAACTATAAGATTTCTGACTTTCCCGAAATGGTTACATTTGGAAACGTGATGAAAGTAAAAAGAACGGATTATGTAAAGCAACAGGAAAAATATAAAACTGATCCGGCGTCTTTTATGAGTAGTCAACGTGGAGGCGGAGGAATTTCTGCTCCAATGAGAATTGGCGGCGGTGGAAATCAAAATCCTGCAGATATGAGAAAGCGAATGGAAGAAAGAGCAAAAGAAGAAGCGAAGCGAAATAGTAATCCTATCGAGCTGAAATAA
- a CDS encoding HesB/IscA family protein: protein MIKVSDQAKVKAIQLMTEDGFNPAEDYIRVGVKSGGCSGLEYMLGFDNKQNETDQIFEDNGIKIVVEKKSILYLAGTTLEYSGGLNGKGFIFNNPNASRTCGCGESFSL, encoded by the coding sequence ATGATAAAGGTTTCAGATCAGGCAAAGGTAAAAGCGATTCAACTGATGACAGAAGATGGCTTTAACCCTGCTGAAGATTATATAAGAGTTGGGGTAAAAAGCGGTGGATGTTCAGGACTGGAGTATATGTTAGGTTTCGACAATAAACAAAACGAAACAGATCAGATTTTTGAAGATAACGGAATAAAAATCGTTGTTGAAAAAAAATCTATACTTTACTTGGCAGGTACCACTTTAGAATATTCCGGAGGTTTAAATGGTAAAGGATTTATTTTTAATAATCCTAATGCATCCAGAACGTGTGGTTGTGGAGAGAGTTTTAGCTTATAA
- the sufB gene encoding Fe-S cluster assembly protein SufB translates to MSKYTEDDLRVDLENKKYEFGWETKIDYEDFPIGLNEDIVRAISAKKEEPEWMTEWRLESFKIWLKMTEPTWANIKYEKPDFQAIKYYAAPKAKPELESLDEVDPELLATFAKLGINIEEQKRLSGVAVDIVIDSVSVKTTFQDTLAEKGIIFCSISEAIKNHPDLVRKYLGKVVPRGDNFYAALNSAVFSDGSFCYIPKGVRCPMELSTYFRINQAGTGQFERTLVIADEGSYVSYLEGCTAPSRDENQLHAAVVELIAMDNAEIKYSTVQNWYPGNEEGKGGVFNFVTKRGLCEYKAKISWTQVETGSAVTWKYPSCILKGDGSIGEFYSIAVTNNHQYADTGTKMIHIGKNTKSTIISKGISAGKSQNSYRGQVKVMPSAKGARNFSQCDSLLMGNECGAHTFPYIEIKDPTAQLEHEATTSKIGEDQIFYCNQRGIDTERAIALIVNGFSKEVLNKLPMEFAIEAQKLLEISLEGSVG, encoded by the coding sequence ATGAGTAAATATACTGAAGACGATTTAAGAGTCGACTTAGAAAATAAAAAATATGAATTTGGTTGGGAAACCAAGATTGATTACGAGGATTTCCCAATTGGTTTAAATGAAGACATTGTTCGTGCAATTTCTGCTAAGAAAGAGGAGCCGGAATGGATGACAGAATGGCGTTTGGAATCATTTAAGATTTGGTTGAAAATGACTGAGCCTACTTGGGCGAATATCAAATACGAAAAACCAGATTTTCAAGCAATAAAATATTACGCTGCGCCAAAAGCAAAGCCTGAATTGGAAAGCTTAGATGAAGTTGACCCGGAATTATTGGCAACTTTTGCAAAATTAGGGATCAATATCGAAGAACAGAAAAGACTTTCGGGTGTTGCTGTTGATATCGTAATCGATTCTGTTTCTGTAAAAACAACATTCCAGGATACATTAGCTGAGAAAGGAATTATCTTCTGCTCAATCTCTGAGGCAATCAAAAATCACCCGGATTTGGTAAGAAAATATCTTGGAAAAGTAGTTCCGAGAGGAGATAACTTTTATGCAGCATTAAACTCCGCAGTATTTTCTGACGGAAGTTTCTGCTATATTCCAAAAGGGGTAAGATGTCCGATGGAATTATCAACGTATTTCAGAATTAATCAGGCAGGAACAGGTCAGTTTGAAAGAACACTTGTTATTGCAGATGAAGGAAGTTATGTTTCTTATCTGGAAGGTTGTACTGCTCCGTCAAGAGACGAAAATCAGCTTCACGCTGCCGTTGTAGAATTAATTGCAATGGATAATGCTGAAATTAAATATTCTACCGTTCAAAACTGGTATCCAGGAAATGAAGAAGGAAAAGGTGGAGTTTTCAATTTCGTAACCAAAAGAGGACTTTGCGAGTATAAAGCAAAAATTTCTTGGACACAAGTTGAAACAGGTTCTGCTGTAACTTGGAAATATCCTTCTTGTATCTTAAAAGGTGATGGTTCAATCGGTGAGTTCTACTCTATCGCGGTAACCAACAATCATCAGTATGCAGACACTGGTACAAAGATGATCCACATCGGAAAGAATACAAAATCAACGATTATTTCTAAAGGAATTTCTGCAGGAAAATCTCAAAACTCTTACAGAGGACAAGTAAAAGTAATGCCTTCTGCAAAAGGAGCCAGAAACTTCTCACAATGTGACTCATTATTGATGGGTAACGAATGTGGGGCACATACTTTCCCTTACATCGAGATTAAAGATCCAACTGCACAGTTAGAACATGAAGCTACAACTTCAAAAATCGGTGAAGACCAGATTTTCTACTGTAACCAAAGAGGTATCGATACGGAAAGAGCAATTGCTTTAATTGTAAATGGATTCAGTAAAGAAGTTTTAAATAAACTTCCAATGGAATTTGCCATTGAAGCTCAGAAATTATTGGAGATTTCTTTGGAAGGTTCTGTAGGATAA